A genomic region of Candidatus Zixiibacteriota bacterium contains the following coding sequences:
- a CDS encoding butyryl-CoA dehydrogenase, whose product NSKGAAIYEGTREIHKLMQADYYLGFRSDHEVRCLPPKWEG is encoded by the coding sequence CAACTCCAAGGGCGCGGCGATTTACGAAGGCACGCGCGAGATTCACAAGCTGATGCAGGCGGATTATTATCTGGGTTTCCGCAGCGATCACGAGGTGCGCTGTTTGCCGCCGAAATGGGAGGGGTAG